The genomic DNA GCCCCAAGCGAGATATCGGTGTAGGAGGCGCGCCGGTCGGAGAGGAAGCGGGTTTTGCGCGCCTCGCGAAAGAGGTAGAGGTCATCGTCGGTGGTGCCGACATACGACGAGCCATCGGGGGTGATCTCGGTCTTGCGGAGGGTCTCGACGTTGTAGGTGTGGAGCGTGCGGCTCCGCCCTTGCTCGGAGTAGCGCACGAGATGGAACGTGCGAACCTCCAGCTCATCGGGAACCGAGACCAGGAGCGTCCCATCGTCCTGGAGTGCGTAGCGAGAGAGCGGGGCCAAGCCGCGGGCTTTTCGGAGGAAGACGAGGTTGACGTTGGTGATGTCGGCCATGCAGAGAGATTATAGCACGTCGGGGAGCATAACCTCTCCGGTGACGGAGCCAACCTCTCCCCCAGCCCCTCTCCGGTGGCGATGCCAACCTCTCCCCCTGCCCCCTCCCCCGGGCGCTCATTCTTCGCTGGGGAAGGGGGTTCTGAGTCGGGCTCCCCTCTCTTCCCCAAGGAGGAACGACTGCCCGCACCCAGAGGGTACCCGGGGAGGGGCTGGGGGAGGGAGAGGTTACTCGGAGCAGGCGGGCAAAACAAAAAGCCCGAGGAACAAGTCCTCGGGCTTGAGAGGGCTACGGCTACCTTCGTAGCCAGTAATGGAGGGTTATTTGCTGGGAAGGCCGTAGACCTCGACCTCGGTGTAGCGGTTGAGCGGGTCGGTGTAGGTGCTACCGCGGCTGTAGAGACGGACGTAGCGCGCCTTTACTTTATTCGCAGCGATCAGGCGGCCCTCGCTCGTCTCGAAGTACTCACGGTCCTTGCCGATACCAAGACCGGCGCTATTGTCCGCGTCGTTGTTGTAGAGTGTCGTCACGCCCTCCACGAACTTAGGGTCGTTGGAGACCTGCACGATCACATCGCGAAAGACCACCGGCTGCTCGTGGAAGTGCCATACCAGGACGTAGGAGAGCTCAGAGGCTGCCTCCAGGTCGATCTGGACCCACTGCAGCTTGGGGTACATCTCGACCGCACTGCCCTGCTTGGCGTCCTTGACACCATCGGTGATGAGATCCAGCGAGCCCTCGTAGGGTGCCTTGCTGGCGGTGACTTTCTTCTTGAGGGCCAGGTTGACCGTTCCCTTGGGTACCTGGGGAATGGGGCGCGGTCGGCCTAGTGGCTTCTCGACATTGGCGCCTGCGGGTGCATCGGAGGGGGTTCCGATAAAGTTAGGCTTTGGCAAGACGGCGGGGAGCGGGATGGTGTCCTGCGCGAGCGCGGCACCGGCAAGGGCGAGGCTGGCGAGGGTGAAAAAGACGGCTCTCTCACGGGTTGGCTTGAAAAACATGGTTGTAAACTCTCCTCTAAAAAAATAACTGCCCCTGTTAGAGTGCCGCAGCGCCGTTTTGGTTTCCGATATAATCCCCCCATGAGAAACAAACCTTTACTGACTCTGGCGCTGGTGCTGGTCCTCGCGGGCTGTGGCGGCGGCGGCACGACTCCCCCTCCCAGCACCACGGACTACTTCGATGAGCTCTCTCTGAGCCTGCGCTGGTCCAGCACCAAGACCGCCAACCCGCTGAAGGTCTTTATCGGCAAGGATGGCACCACGGACCGCTCCACCGAGGTCATGGCAGGCGCGACCTCGTGGTCGGTGGCGACCAGCAACCTGGTGCGCTTCACCCAGACCGATACCGCGGCGGATGCGGATATCACGGTGACGTTTAGCGATACGGTCGATACCTCTGATGGTGGTGTCGGGCTGGCGTCGGTGAGCTTTGCCATTGTCCCAGGCAACCCGACCGCCGATGGCATTATCCAGTCAGGGGCGATCACCCTCAAGACCGGGATCGCGAGCAATATCATCCTCCCGACCATGCAGCACGAGCTCGGGCACGCGCTTGGGATTGTCGGGCGCAACAAGGGCGACAATGGGCACAGCTCCTACGATGGCGATGTGATGTTCCCGGTGATCAAGACCAGCTCGTCTCTGAGCACGCGGGATGCCGCGACCCTGATCAAGCTCTACGCCACGAGCCGAAAGCGCTAAGCCCAACGGGGCTTGGAAGATCGCCCAGACGGACATCGTCGGGCTATAGGGCGTCGTTCCTCCGCCGCGCCTTCGGCGAAATTCTACCGACGAGGCACGAGGAGGCGGCCGAAGGCCCCATAGCCCGACGTTTACCGTCGAGGCTAGCCGGACGTCTACCGTCCTGGCTGGCCGCATGATTTCCAACAAGAAGTAAATTTTTAATCTTTGCTACGTAGAATCACTCTATGCAAAGATCACAACAACTCTCTTTTCTCGTCGCCGCTGTCTGCCTGGCCGCTTCTGCGTCTGGGCAGCAGCGTGCCATCGAGGTCGGCAAGGCCCTTCCGGTCACCAGTGCGACAGCCGCAACCGGCCCCTGGCTGGAGCGAGCCCCCCTCAATCCCGCGACCTACGGGCAGACCCGTGGGGTGAGCCCCGCCACCTCCCCTGAGGCCAAGATCGTCCTCTACACCCCGACCCTCAGCGAAGACTTCTTCAAGCTCGCCCGCCGCGTGGACAGCCTGATCGAGAAGCACCCCGAGCTGAAGTGGTCGTTTGTCCAGGTCAGCGATCCCAAGGGCGCCCAGCGAGGGGGCTACACCGCCGACGAGCTCAAGACACGCCTCGCGGAGCTCAAGACCCTGGCGGAGAGCCATGAGCTCAAGCACCTCTCGCTTGTTGTCGCCGCCCCCGCAGCACGCCCGGGCAGCAGCACCATCACGCTCGCCTTTACCAAGCAGAGCACGGCGAAGTACCAGCACCCCGTTGTCGCCTGGACCGGGCAGACCGATGAGGCTAAGCTCGATCGCGCGACCATCGAAAAACTGATCGGGGAACTCTCTGCTACAATAGGCGAGTGAATACTACCTACCTAGAAACCGCCGTCTCTCTCGCCCGGCAGGCGGGGGAGATCGGCCGGACGATCTTTCTCACCGCCCGCGAGAGCACCTGGAAGTCCGACAACACCCCCGTGACCGAGGCGGATATCGCCATCAACGATCTCGTGATCCGGGAGCTCTCCCGGCTCTACCCCGACCACGCGATTATCGGGGAGGAGTCCAGCCAGCCCCACGCGGGTGCGAGCCATGTCTGGGTCTGTGATCCCATCGATGGAACCATCCCCTACGCGCTGGGAATCCCGACCTCGGCGTTCTCGCTTGGGCTGGTGATCGACGGTGTCACGGAGGTGGGGGTCGCCTACGACTTCCACGCCGACCGGATGTACACGGCGGAGCGCGGCAAGGGGGCGTTCTGCAATGGTGTCCCCCTGAAGGCCTTTCAAGGCACCAGCCTGCGCGCCACGGTCTCCGATGTCGAGGGAATCTGGTGGAGCGGCTTTCCGGTCGGGGAGCTCACCCGCCTGCCCAGCCTCCTGGAGCGCGAGGGGAGCAAGATTTTGAAGGTCTGCTCGATGGTCTATGCCGGCCTGCTGGTGGCGCGCGGCGAGCTGGCGGGGATGATCAGCCGCGGCGACAAGCCCTGGGATGTGGCCGCGATGGATATCATTGTCCGGGAGGCGGGCGGCTGCGTGACCGACCTGCAGGGCAACCCGCTCCGCTGCGATGGGCCGATCCCGGGGAGCGTGGTCTGTGGGGCCGGGGTCCAAGACGCCTACCTCAGCCTGATCGATGAGGCCTTTGCGGAGTAGAGGTGTTGGCCGCCTAGGTTTTGACCGACAATACCCCTGAAATGCGGCTGCTGATCGTCTCTCCCTGGTTCCCCTACCCGCCCGACAATGGGTCGCGCCTGCGGGCGTGGCACCTGATCCAGCGGCTCACGCAGCGCCACGAGGTCCGGCTGATTGTCGGGCGGCAGGACGATGCAACCGGCGAGGTTCCCCCCGGCATTCCCACGACCGTGGTCCCCTGGCTCTGGCACCAGCCCGGCGCGACCGGGAAGGCCGGTGCCCTCCGGGCTCTGTTTTCGTCGGTGCCGCGCTCGATCCTGGAGACCCCCAACCCCGCCTTTGTCGCCGCGATTGAGGCCGAGCTCGCCCTACAGCCCGATGCCGTGCTGGCGATGGAGCTGGGCAGCGATGCCTACCTCCCCGAGACCCTCCCCTGCCCGGTCTTCCTGGACCAGGTCGAGGTCTCGGGCCTGGAGCACGCCTGGCGGCAGGCAAGCCAGCCGCGGGAACGCCTGGCCCGCTGGCTGACGTACCAAAAGGGGGTGGGCTACTGGGGGCGACGGCTCCGGCGCTACCACACACTCACTGCGGTCTCAAAGGCCGAGGCGGCGGCGGTCGAGCGGGTCTCGGGGAAGGCGACTCTAGTCGTTCCCAACGGGGTCGCGACCGCTGAGTTTACCCCTGCCAATCTCAGCGAGACGGTCCCGGGGCGGCTGATCTACAACGGTGCCCTCTCGTACGGCCCGAATCGTGACGCGGTACTCTGGTTTGTGGAGGCGATCCTACCGAAGATTAAAGAGCAGGTCCCCGAGGCGCACTTGGTTGTGACGGGGCGGGCGGAGGCAGCTCCCGAGAGCCTTTGTCGCCACCCGCACGTGACCCTGACCGGGTTTCTCCCCGATCTGCGCCCCACGCTCGCGGTGGCGCAGGTCTGTGTCGTCCCGCTCCGTGCGGGCGGCGGGACTCGGCTGAAGATCTTAGAGGCTTGGGCCGCAGGGCTTCCGACAGTCGCCACGCCAATCGGGGCGGCGGGGCTGGAGGGAAGCGTCGCAGGCGAGCACCTGCTCCTGGGAGAGACCGCAGAGGCCTTTGCCCAGGAGACCATCACGCTCCTCAAGAGTGTTGAGCTACGGCAGCGGCTCGCCCGCAATGCCCGTGCTCTGGTCGAGGCGCGCTACGACTGGGACGTGATCGTGGAGGCACTCTCGGAGCACCTCGTGCAAGCAAGAAAATGAGTAAGGCAAGAGAAGAATTTTACGACGAGGCCACGATCTGGGGCGACGACTCCGACCGGCCCGTGCGCGATCTCATCAGCCAGGGAGCGGAGCAGAAACTCAAGCTGCTCGGGAGCGCCCTGGTGATTGGGACCGCGCTGGGAATCGGGGGCGTCCTGGCGTCGGGGGCGGGCACCAAGGGCCTGATCTGGCTTGCCATTGTCGTGCTGGGGATGGTGGGCGTGATCACGGTCGCCAGCTACCTGGAGGTGGGCGTGACCCTCTTTATCGCCGCCTGCTGGTTCCTCTTCAAGACCCCCGGCCTTGCCCAAGGCCAGGGGGGCGGTGGGGAGCAAGGGCTCGCGCTCAGCCAGATCGGCCTGGTCTTGCTCCTCTCCGCCTGGGGGCTGCGGCGCCTCTTCCGCCCCGATGGCAAGCTCTTCCGCACCCCCCTGACCGCCCCGATCTTTGCCTATCTCTTTATCTGCGCCTGGTCGACCATCCACAGCCTGCTCTTCCCCGACAGCAATATCGAGCGTGGCCTGATCACCGCTACCCCGATAGCGGTGAACGTCCTTGAGAACATCCTCCGGGTGCTGGCGCTGGGCGGCCTGCTTCTTGTCGCCAATGTGGTCACGCCGCGCGGAAAGGGCCGCATGGCCGCGATGTTTATTGCCGCCGGCGTGCTCTTGTTTCTCTTCTCGCTTCAGACCAAGACCAACAACATGGACCACCCGGTCGGGCTGGCGCGCTATGTTCCGGGGCAGGGCTACGGCGCCTTTCCCCAGATGATGATTGTCGGGGTGCTGGCAGCGCTGGCGGTCTCGGGGATCGGCAAGCGCTGGCAGCAGGCCGTGATGCTCACGGTCGCGCTGACGATCTTTGGCTGGGCGTTTGTCCGAAATGCGGAGTGGGTCTCAGGCTGGCTTGCCGGCGGCTTGGCGCTCGCCATAGTTGTCTTCAATGCCCGCCGCAAGCTCTTCTGGATCGGAGTGGGCGTGATCGCGGCGATTGTCTTGCTGAACTTTGGCTACTTCTGGGACAAGTTCTACAAGATGAACTTCTATGCGGGCGGGCACATGAACTGGGGAGTCGCCACCCTGCGTGGCCAGGAGATCGGTGCCCTGGAGAACGACCGAAGCCGGATGCTACGCGCTGCCTTCCAGTACGCCGATGCCTTCCCACTCGGGGTTGGGCTGGGCAACTACAAGAACTACAACCACCACTACGGCTCCCCGACCGTCTGGAACTCCACGACCTTTACATCGGCGCACGGCACCTACGCCCAGACCCTCTCGGAGCTCGGCTGGCTGGGCCTGCTCGCCCTTCTCTGGCTCCAAGGCGCAACTCTCATGACTCTCTACCGCTTCTGGAGGGCTCTGCCTACGGGGACCTGGGAGAAGGCCTGGCTCCTGGCGACCTACGCCGGGTGCTGGGGGATCTTTGCCGCCACCTTCCTGGGGGACTATATCTTTCCTAGCTACCACAACGGCGCGATGGCCTCGTTTGGCGGGACGGTCTATGTCTGGCTCTTTGCGGGGTTTGGGATCGGGCTGGCGCGCCTGCGCGGCCTCACCTGGGCGAGCGCGACGGGCAAGGGGATCAAGAAACCCCGGCCCCAAGCGCACTGGGTTCGCCCCACGGAGGGCAGACCATGACCCCCGATCTCTCGATTGTGATTGTCTCCTGGAACACGAAAGCGCTCCTCAAAGACTGCCTGGAGAGCATTCAAAATGTCGCCCGCGCCGAGGTCTTTGTCGCCGATAATGCGTCATCAGATGGCAGCCCCGAGCTCGTGGCGAGTGCGTTTCCCAACGTCACGCTGATCCAGACGGGTGCGAATCTGGGCTTTGCCAAGGCCAACAACCTCGCGCTGAAGCAGGCGAAGGGCCGCTACTGGCTCCTGCTCAACTCCGACACGCTGGTCCCCGACGGTGCCCTGGAAAGGCTGGTAGAGGCAATGGACGCCCACCCCGAGGCGGCGGTCGCGGGCTCGCTGCTGCTCAATGGCGACGGCACGCTCCAGCACTCCTGGGCACGCTTTCCCAGCTTCCAGAGCGAGCTCTCCGGTGCCCTAGAGCGCGGCCAGTGCCCCTACACCGACACGCAGCTCCTCGACGAGGCCACGCGCACCTCCCTCGCCCCCTTTGCTTGTGACTGGGTAGGCGGGGCGGTCTTCTGTGTCCGTGCGAGCGCAGCGCAAAAGGCCGGTCTGCTCGACGAGAAGTTCTTCATGTACAGCGAGGAGACCGAGTGGTGCCACCGCCTGAAAAAGCGAACCGGCGGCACCACGCTTCTCATCCCCGCATCGGTCGTGATCCACCTAGGTGGCGGCTCCAGCCGCGCGGTTCCCAAGGCCACGCGTCAGCGCATGTGGCGCTCCAGCCTGCGCTTCTTCCGCCTCACCCAAGGCCCCCTCGGCGCGCTGCCCCCCAGCGCCGTCGCCACGGGGCGCTATCTCCTCTCCCCGCTCCGACGAAGCAAGCAGGCAGACACAGAAACGCCGCCCACGGATCCAAACGTTACCCTCGCACGCCTCAACCAGCGCGACCCTCTGACCAGTGCCCACAACCAGAAGGCGCTAGTGAGAGCACTGAACAGGCTCTCCCCAGGAACCGCACTCCTCTATCTCAATAAAGACGGTTTGATTTACTTCAACGACCAGTACGGGCACAGCTTCGGCGACCAAGTCCTGTGTGACCTTGTTGCTACCATCAAGCGCTCACTCCCCGCAGGCGCAGCTTACTTCCGTATCGGGAGCAATGAGTTTGCTATTCTGATCCCCCATGCCGAGTCTGCAAAGCTCGATGCATACGCCAAGACTCTTGTTGAGAACATTCCTGTGGCACTCCAGGAGCTCCTGGATGCCAACAACCTTGGCGGCTCGTCTTGCCCACTTGGGGTGCATATCGGCATTGCGCTCTCCGAGCCGACAGAGACGGGTGAGTCCCTCCTGAAGCGTGCCGACCTAGCCCACGACGTAGCCAAGCGCCTTGGGATTGGGCGTGTGGCCTGGGCACCCCCTCTCCTTCAAAACCCAGACCCGCTGACTGGGGTTGGGCATTGGGAGGCATTTCCGCTGCGGGGGCACGAGCCTGCAAACGGTGCGACCGTGCTTGCTCTGGATATCGATCACCTCAAAGACTTCATGGATACCAATGGACTGACAATGGGTGATAGCTTGCTCCAGCGAGTTGGGGAGGTGCTCTTGCAGTCCACCCTTCGCGGCATGGAGGTCTACAGAACGAGCGGTGGGACGTTTGCCCTGATTCTCACCTCCGAGTGGAGCGTCCATGTCCCGACCGTGGCACAGAAGCTCGGGGAGGCGGTCAACGCGGCGATCTTCTACTTCATTCAGAATAACAAGCTGACGTTTCCTCAGAAGCAAACGACACTGAGCATGGGAATCGCACAGGCACACGCCGAGGAGACTCTCGAAGCCCTCACCCAGCGCGCGGAGGCAGCCCTAAAGCAGGCAAAGGCACAAGGGAAGAACCGGATCTGCTGGGCGGAGGAGCCGTCTGCGGCGACGGAGCACGCGGCGTGAGGGTGGTGATCGATGCGCGCCCGCTCTCGCACCCGCAGGCGGGCGGCTACCGCTCGTACGTGAGTGCGCTGGTGCGAGGGCTCGCGGAGGTGAAGCCGGCCGATGTGGAGGTGCTCCTCTACCTAGACCGCCCGACCGAGACAGCCTTTCCCTTCGAGACCCGCGTGCTCTCACCATCGCGCCTCAAGACCGACTTCTGGCTCTTTGCCCAACAAGTGCGCCGCGACAAGCCCGAGCTCGTGCACGGCACCGTAAACTACCTGCCGCTAGGGCTCTCGTGCAAGACCCTTCTCCTGCTCTACGATGCCCTCTTGCTCAAGCGCTACCCGTGGGAAGGGAAGGTGCAGCGCTCGCTCCGGCAGCGTGTGCTCAATGGCTACTGGACCACGCTCATGCGCCACTCCGCCCAGAGGGCGACCAAGACCTTCACGATCTCCCACGGTGCCGCGCAGGAGCTGGCATCGGTGCTGGGTGGGAGCCCCGAGCGCTTCCCGATTGTCCCGATTGGACTGACACTTCCCCTACCAAGCGCGGGAGTGCGGCATGAGAAGAACTCGATCCTGGCGATCGCGGCACCGGACGCCCGAAAGAATATCGAGGCGGTCTACGATGCCCTACCGCTCCTGGCAGACCTGGCACCGACTCTGAAGCTAGTGTGTACGTCGGCGCGGACAGCGGAGGTGGCCGAGGCGGAGGTGGCACGGCGTGGGCTAAAAGGGGTGAAGCTCCTGCGTAGCCTCGACAACCAGGCGCTCTCGGATGCCTACGCCGGCGCAAGTGTCTTTGTGTTTCCGTCGCGCCTGGAGGGCTTTGGCCTGCCCCCTCTAGAGGCGATGCAGGCAGGGACACCGGTCGTGGCCTCGCACGCTCTGCCGATGCCGGAGATCCTCGGGGACGCGCCCCTCTACTTCGACCCGGAGCAGCCCACGCAGCTCGCTCAGGCCGTCCGCCGCCTCCTCACCGACCCGGCGGCTTGGACCGAGCATGCCCGGCGCGGCACGGTGCAGGCAAGCCGCTACACGCTCCGGGCGATGGCGGAGGGCACGCTGGCGCTCTGGCGGGAGGTCGGCGCGTGAGCAAGCCCAAGGTTCTCTTTCTGGCGCACCTGCTCCCCTGGCCCCTCGACGGCGGCGGGCAGATCAAGTCCTACCATGTCCTGCGTCAGCTCGCGCAGGCCTACGATATCACCCTGCTGGCCCTGATCCGCACCCCCGACGAGGCCAAGAACACCGAGCCGCTGCGCGAACTCTGCGTGGGCGGAGTCGAGGCGATCCCCATCCACCGGACACGGGTTCGCAATGCGCTTGCGGCGGGACGAGCCCCTCTGACCGGCGAGTCGTTTATTGTCACGCGGGACAACACCCCCGCTTTCCATGCCGCGGTCGCGCGGGAGCTGGCCACGGGAGCCTATGTCGCGCTCCATGTTGACCACCTCCAGATGGCGCAGTTTGTCCCCGCCGCCACGCTGGGTGTCAAGGTGATCCTCGATGAGCACAATGTCGAGTACCGGATTCCCCAGCGCCTCGCCGAGACGGCAAAGAACCCGCTCTGGCGCGTCTACGCCGCGGGAGAGTGGAAGCGTCTGCGGGAGTTCGAGCGCGGTGCTCTCAGACGCGCCGATCGGACGCTGGCGGTCTCCGACGAAGACAAGACCACGCTAGAGGATTTACTTGGGCCAAATAAGGGTAGAATATACACGCTACCCATTGGCGTGGACACCGACTACTTCGCTCCGCGCCCCCGAAAACCCGCCTCGAAGACCCTTGTCTCCATCGGAACGATGTACTGGCCGCCAAATATTGACGCGATGCGCTGGTTTTGCGCGGAGATTCTGCCGAAGATCAAAGCGGGAGAGTCCGACACCCGCCTGACCATTGTCGGGGCGCGGCCCACCGACGAAGTCCTTGCCCTCGCGGCGGACCCGGCGGTGACGGTCACGGGCTCGGTGCCCGATGTGCGGCCCTATGGGGAGGACTGCGGTGCGTTTATCGTCCCCTTGCGCTCGGGGTCGGGGATGCGGGTGAAGATACTCAATGCGCTGGCGATGGGCCTGCCAACGGTCTCAACGACGGTTGGTGCAGAAGGGATTGATGTGAGAGACGGCGAGCATATCTTGCTAGCAGAGACGGCGGAGGAGTTTGCGGCGGCGACGCTGCGGCTGCTCTCGGAGCCGGACCTGTCCGCACGCCTCGCCGCCAACGGCCGCCGCCTGATGGAGGAGCGCTACGGCTGGGACGCCATCGGTACGCAGCTCCGCCAGAACTACAGCGAGGTGCTTGCGCGATGAAGCTCCTCTTTGTCACCCCGTATGTGCCGTCGCTGATCCGCGTCCGCACCTACCAGCTCCTGCGGCACCTGGCCCGCCGTGGCTGCAAGATCACCCTGGTCGCACTGGAAGATGCTCCCGTCTCCACGGCAAGCCGTGCGGAGCTGGCCGAGCTCTGTGAGAGTGTCCATCTCGTCCCACTAGAGAAGCCCGCCGCCGCCCTCCGCTGCATCGCGGCGCTCCCGAGCCCCAAGCCGCTCTGGGTGGCCTACTGCGACACCCCCGCCTTGAGAGCGACCGTGCGCCGCTTAGTGCAGGCGGAACAATTCGATGCCGCGCACGTCGAACACCTGCGCGCTGCCTCTGTCCGCTCTGCCCTGGGAGACCTGCCCTGTGTGCTCGATGCGGTCGACTGTATCACCGCGCTCCAACGCCAGATGTTTGACCAAGGAGAACGACTAAAGGACCGGGCACTCGCCGGGGAGGAGTGGCTCAAGCTCCGGCGCTGGGAGCCGCGTGCCTACGCCGGCTACGATGCGATCGGGGTCACAAGCCAGTACGATGCGACCGCGCTCCAGGCACTGGGAACCCGCCCACCGCTCCATGTCATTCCCAATGGGGTCGATCTGGACTACTTCCAGCCCAACCCCAAACTCGCCCCCGAGCCCGACACGATTATCTTCAGCGGCAAGATGAGCTACCGGGCCAACGACGATGCCGTGCTGTGGTTTGCCGCGCAGCTCTGGCCCACGCTCAAGCGGGCGCGTCCGGGCCTGCGCTGGACCATCGCCGGCAACGAGCCGTCGGCGGCGGTGCGTGCGCTGGCTGCCGACCCCGCGATCACGGTCACGGGCTATGTCGAGGACCTGCGCCCCTTTATCGCCCGCGCCAGCCTCGCGATCTGCCCCCTGCGGATCGGGGTGGGAATTCAGAACAAGGCGCTAGAGGCAATGGCTATGGGCCGCCCCGTAGTCGCCTCCCCCATCGCGGGCCGCGCTCTCCCAGGCGCGATTACCGAGGGGGGACTGAACGTCGCGGAGGGAGCTCAGGACTTTATCGCCGCCTGCCTCGCGCTCCTGGAGAGCCCCGCCCAGGCCGAGCTTGCAGGGCAGGCCGCACGCCGCTATGTCGAGCGCCACCACCGCTGGGACTGTAGCGCAGGTGCCTTTCTAGAGCTCTACGCCCGAGAGAAACAGCAGACAACACCCCGTGTATAAGCAGGAACGAGATCACATAAGAATGGAATCACAGGTTTATTCGCCTCAGACCAAGGTAGCGGTTACCCCCGTTGCGCTCCCCAACACCAACATGCTCTACCTTACGTTGAAGCGTCTCATTGATATTGCCGGCTCGCTTTTTGGGCTCGTCCTGCTCTTCCCCCTGTTCTCCGTTCTTGCCATTCTCGTTCGCCTCTCGTCCGCCGGGCCGATCCTGCACCGCCGACGGGTCCTCTCGCACCAGCAGTACGAAGGGGGCACGCCCCAGAGCTTCGATGCCTTCAAGTTCCGCACGATGATCACCAACGCCGATGCCTTTCTCGCCCAGCACCCCGAGCTGATGGCGGAGTTCCAAAAGGACTTCAAGCTGCGCGACGATCCCCGGGTGACCAAGGTCGGGCACAAGCTGCGGCGCTCCAGCCTCGACGAGCTCCCGCAGCTCTTTAATGTCCTCCGGGGGCAGATGACCTTGGTGGGCCCACGCATGATCTCCCCGCCCGAGCTGGAGATGTACGGCGAGTACGCCGCCAAGCTCCTCTCGGTCAAGCCCGGCCTGACCGGGCTCTGGCAGGTGAGTGGTCGTCAGAATGTCTCCTACGCCGAGCGCGTCAAGCTGGACATGTACTACATCGACAACCGGACGCTCGGGATGGATATCGAGATCCTCCTGCGAACCGTGGTGAGTGTGC from Armatimonas rosea includes the following:
- a CDS encoding glycosyltransferase encodes the protein MKLLFVTPYVPSLIRVRTYQLLRHLARRGCKITLVALEDAPVSTASRAELAELCESVHLVPLEKPAAALRCIAALPSPKPLWVAYCDTPALRATVRRLVQAEQFDAAHVEHLRAASVRSALGDLPCVLDAVDCITALQRQMFDQGERLKDRALAGEEWLKLRRWEPRAYAGYDAIGVTSQYDATALQALGTRPPLHVIPNGVDLDYFQPNPKLAPEPDTIIFSGKMSYRANDDAVLWFAAQLWPTLKRARPGLRWTIAGNEPSAAVRALAADPAITVTGYVEDLRPFIARASLAICPLRIGVGIQNKALEAMAMGRPVVASPIAGRALPGAITEGGLNVAEGAQDFIAACLALLESPAQAELAGQAARRYVERHHRWDCSAGAFLELYAREKQQTTPRV
- a CDS encoding sugar transferase yields the protein MESQVYSPQTKVAVTPVALPNTNMLYLTLKRLIDIAGSLFGLVLLFPLFSVLAILVRLSSAGPILHRRRVLSHQQYEGGTPQSFDAFKFRTMITNADAFLAQHPELMAEFQKDFKLRDDPRVTKVGHKLRRSSLDELPQLFNVLRGQMTLVGPRMISPPELEMYGEYAAKLLSVKPGLTGLWQVSGRQNVSYAERVKLDMYYIDNRTLGMDIEILLRTVVSVLKRQGAY